The proteins below come from a single Seriola aureovittata isolate HTS-2021-v1 ecotype China chromosome 23, ASM2101889v1, whole genome shotgun sequence genomic window:
- the LOC130164641 gene encoding uncharacterized protein LOC130164641 isoform X2, whose amino-acid sequence MIENEGSLSVSQPINLHNDRKYTREKMICCILLLLTLTSCVCGTFVVNVTQSSYQAEENHNITLEWSFTTKPHTPPDFLNIFCELITDLRDSVLYQLREGVESPESQDEQFSGRVQCDKDVLREGRIRLHVSRLRTEDSGLYECTVLTSDGRSSGKCRLNVSAVDQPETQRPTERPEPESRGRIGLYAGLGLTAAAAAALLVKLCCSSSPCFTKSPDETVNLYSEV is encoded by the exons ATGATTGAGAACGAAGGGAGTCTCTCCGTCAGTCAACCCATCAACCTTCACAACGACAGAAAATACACAAG ggagAAGATGATCTGCTgcatcctgctgctcctcacactcacctcctgtgtctgtg gaacatttgtagtgaatgtgacacagagCTCCTATCAGGCAGAGGagaaccacaacatcacacTGGAGTGGAGCTTCACAACCAAACCTCACACTCCACCTGACTTCCTTAATATCTTCTGTGAACTGATCACTGATCTCAGAGACTCAGTCCTGTATCAGCTACGTGAGGGTGTCGAGTCCCCAGAGTCTCAGGATGAACAGTTTTCAGGACGAGTCCAGTGTGACAAAGACGTCCTCAGAGAAGGACGAATCAGACTTCATGTGTccagactgaggactgaggactcaGGACTGTACGAGTGTACGGTCCTCACCTCTGATGGGAGGAGCTCTGGTAAATGTCGACTCAACGTCTCTG CTGTTGATCAGCCTGAAACTCAGAGACCAACTgagagaccagaaccagagagtCGGGGAAGGATCGGCCTCTACGCTGGACtgggactgacagcagcagcagcagcagctctactggTCAAACTCTGCTGTTCCTCAAGTCCTTGTTTCACTAAATCTCCTGATGAGACAGTAAACCTTTATTCAGAGGTGTAA
- the LOC130164641 gene encoding uncharacterized protein LOC130164641 isoform X1 codes for MIENEGSLSVSQPINLHNDRKYTREKMICCILLLLTLTSCVCGTFVVNVTQSSYQAEENHNITLEWSFTTKPHTPPDFLNIFCELITDLRDSVLYQLREGVESPESQDEQFSGRVQCDKDVLREGRIRLHVSRLRTEDSGLYECTVLTSDGRSSGKCRLNVSAAVDQPETQRPTERPEPESRGRIGLYAGLGLTAAAAAALLVKLCCSSSPCFTKSPDETVNLYSEV; via the exons ATGATTGAGAACGAAGGGAGTCTCTCCGTCAGTCAACCCATCAACCTTCACAACGACAGAAAATACACAAG ggagAAGATGATCTGCTgcatcctgctgctcctcacactcacctcctgtgtctgtg gaacatttgtagtgaatgtgacacagagCTCCTATCAGGCAGAGGagaaccacaacatcacacTGGAGTGGAGCTTCACAACCAAACCTCACACTCCACCTGACTTCCTTAATATCTTCTGTGAACTGATCACTGATCTCAGAGACTCAGTCCTGTATCAGCTACGTGAGGGTGTCGAGTCCCCAGAGTCTCAGGATGAACAGTTTTCAGGACGAGTCCAGTGTGACAAAGACGTCCTCAGAGAAGGACGAATCAGACTTCATGTGTccagactgaggactgaggactcaGGACTGTACGAGTGTACGGTCCTCACCTCTGATGGGAGGAGCTCTGGTAAATGTCGACTCAACGTCTCTG CAGCTGTTGATCAGCCTGAAACTCAGAGACCAACTgagagaccagaaccagagagtCGGGGAAGGATCGGCCTCTACGCTGGACtgggactgacagcagcagcagcagcagctctactggTCAAACTCTGCTGTTCCTCAAGTCCTTGTTTCACTAAATCTCCTGATGAGACAGTAAACCTTTATTCAGAGGTGTAA
- the LOC130164100 gene encoding uncharacterized protein LOC130164100 isoform X1, protein MINVLTYIATTRAKQTAGQKVNIRVSLVMEQKTKTSRYLTSCKLHREKMICCILLLLTLTSCVCGTFVVNVTQSSYQAEENHNITLEWSFTTKPHTPPDFLIIFCELITDLRDSVLYHLHEGVEVPESQDEQFSGRVQCDKDVLREGRIRLHVSRLRTEDSGEYRCRVLTSDGRNFAKCRLNVSAAVDQPETQRPTERPEPESRGRIGLYAGLGLTAAAAAALLVKLC, encoded by the exons ATGATAAATGTACTCACTTATATTGCCACGACAagggcaaaacaaacagctggacaAAAAGTAAACATCCGAGTATCCCTCGTTATGGAGCAGAAAACGAAAACTTCCAGGTACCTCACTTCCTGTAAATTACACAG gGAGAAGATGATCTGCTGCATCCTGCTGCTTCTCACACTGacctcctgtgtctgtg gaacatttgtagtgaatgtgacacagagCTCCTATCAGGCAGAGGagaaccacaacatcacacTGGAGTGGAGCTTCACAACCAAACCTCACACTCCACCTGACTTCCTTATTATCTTCTGTGAACTGATCACTGATCTCAGAGACTCAGTCCTGTATCATCTACATGAGGGTGTTGAGGTCCCAGAGTCTCAGGATGAACAGTTTTCAGGACGAGTCCAGTGTGACAAAGACGTCCTCAGAGAAGGACGAATCAGACTTCATGTGTccagactgaggactgaggactcaGGAGAGTACAGGTGTCGGGTCCTCACCTCTGATGGGAGGAACTTTGCTAAATGTCGACTCAACGTCTCTG CAGCTGTTGATCAGCCTGAAACTCAGAGACCAACTgagagaccagaaccagagagtCGGGGAAGGATCGGTCTCTACGCTGGACtgggactgacagcagcagcagcagcagctctactggTCAAACTCTGCTAA
- the LOC130164100 gene encoding uncharacterized protein LOC130164100 isoform X2 codes for MINVLTYIATTRAKQTAGQKVNIRVSLVMEQKTKTSRYLTSCKLHREKMICCILLLLTLTSCVCGTFVVNVTQSSYQAEENHNITLEWSFTTKPHTPPDFLIIFCELITDLRDSVLYHLHEGVEVPESQDEQFSGRVQCDKDVLREGRIRLHVSRLRTEDSGEYRCRVLTSDGRNFAKCRLNVSAVDQPETQRPTERPEPESRGRIGLYAGLGLTAAAAAALLVKLC; via the exons ATGATAAATGTACTCACTTATATTGCCACGACAagggcaaaacaaacagctggacaAAAAGTAAACATCCGAGTATCCCTCGTTATGGAGCAGAAAACGAAAACTTCCAGGTACCTCACTTCCTGTAAATTACACAG gGAGAAGATGATCTGCTGCATCCTGCTGCTTCTCACACTGacctcctgtgtctgtg gaacatttgtagtgaatgtgacacagagCTCCTATCAGGCAGAGGagaaccacaacatcacacTGGAGTGGAGCTTCACAACCAAACCTCACACTCCACCTGACTTCCTTATTATCTTCTGTGAACTGATCACTGATCTCAGAGACTCAGTCCTGTATCATCTACATGAGGGTGTTGAGGTCCCAGAGTCTCAGGATGAACAGTTTTCAGGACGAGTCCAGTGTGACAAAGACGTCCTCAGAGAAGGACGAATCAGACTTCATGTGTccagactgaggactgaggactcaGGAGAGTACAGGTGTCGGGTCCTCACCTCTGATGGGAGGAACTTTGCTAAATGTCGACTCAACGTCTCTG CTGTTGATCAGCCTGAAACTCAGAGACCAACTgagagaccagaaccagagagtCGGGGAAGGATCGGTCTCTACGCTGGACtgggactgacagcagcagcagcagcagctctactggTCAAACTCTGCTAA
- the LOC130164100 gene encoding uncharacterized protein LOC130164100 isoform X3 — translation MICCILLLLTLTSCVCGTFVVNVTQSSYQAEENHNITLEWSFTTKPHTPPDFLIIFCELITDLRDSVLYHLHEGVEVPESQDEQFSGRVQCDKDVLREGRIRLHVSRLRTEDSGEYRCRVLTSDGRNFAKCRLNVSAAVDQPETQRPTERPEPESRGRIGLYAGLGLTAAAAAALLVKLC, via the exons ATGATCTGCTGCATCCTGCTGCTTCTCACACTGacctcctgtgtctgtg gaacatttgtagtgaatgtgacacagagCTCCTATCAGGCAGAGGagaaccacaacatcacacTGGAGTGGAGCTTCACAACCAAACCTCACACTCCACCTGACTTCCTTATTATCTTCTGTGAACTGATCACTGATCTCAGAGACTCAGTCCTGTATCATCTACATGAGGGTGTTGAGGTCCCAGAGTCTCAGGATGAACAGTTTTCAGGACGAGTCCAGTGTGACAAAGACGTCCTCAGAGAAGGACGAATCAGACTTCATGTGTccagactgaggactgaggactcaGGAGAGTACAGGTGTCGGGTCCTCACCTCTGATGGGAGGAACTTTGCTAAATGTCGACTCAACGTCTCTG CAGCTGTTGATCAGCCTGAAACTCAGAGACCAACTgagagaccagaaccagagagtCGGGGAAGGATCGGTCTCTACGCTGGACtgggactgacagcagcagcagcagcagctctactggTCAAACTCTGCTAA